In the genome of Sebastes fasciatus isolate fSebFas1 chromosome 23, fSebFas1.pri, whole genome shotgun sequence, the window TTGTtactgctctgtgattggctgcagaGTTGTCAGATTTAATAGTtactgctctgtgattggctgcagaGAGTTGTCAGATTTAATTGTtactgctctgtgattggctgcagaGAGGTGTCAGATTTAATTGTtactgctctgtgattggctgctgcacAGACATGTCAGCGTCCTCTGAGCTGTACTCGTCTTCAGACAAAAAGATCACAGAGGCCATCGTCCTGTAGGGGTCCTCTGAGTCCTGTAACGCCTCCTCTGTTTCGTGGGTTTTCAAGTCTTCCTGTAACGCCTCCTCTGATTCGTGGGTTTTCAAGTCTTCCTGGAGCACCTCCTCTGATTCGTGGGGTTTCAAGTCTTCCTGTAACGCCTCCTCTGATTCGTGGGTTTTCATGTGGTCCTGTAATGCCTCCTGTGATTGCTGGGTTTTCATGGGGTCGTCTGTGATCACTGCTGTGGACTGTGGAGCGTCTCTAACATCACATGATGTGAGGGGTTCTGGTTTCTCTATGACAGGATACAGCTCAGAGTGAAATCTTCCTGTAGGACCGCTGaaaatgtgtgatgatgatgatgatgatgatggcagaGGAAGCAGAGATTGTTTCCTGGTGTAGACTCCCTGTCTGCCATGGAAACCTTCTGACTGTGAAGAAGACTCATATTGATGAGTGAAAGCTCTGGTTCTGTATGAAGACTCGTCCATAGAGAACACGGGTCGACTGGAGCTCACCTGTCAGTCACAAACACATAACATTTAGacatacaattaaattaaatttaaataaacagtttACATTTAGACATAcgattaaaatacatttaaaataaaaaaaattacatttatatacaattaaatttgatttaaataaacactttacatttatatacaatttaattcaatttaaataaatagtttacatTTAGAtacaattaaattacatttaaataaatagtttacatttatatacaattaaatttgatttaaataaacagTTTACATTTAGATACAATTATatctaatttaaatatatagattacatttatatacaattgaattgaatttaaataaatagtttacatTTAGAtacaattgaattgaatttaaatttaatGTAAACCTTATAGGGCATGGTATAGATCTGCTCTTTATGAAAAGCATCTCAAGATAACTTCTGTGATGATTtgacaatatataaatataaatatgaatatgaatatgaatatgaattgcATTAAATTGAATTTGCGCCTGTAGATTTTCCATCTACTAGTCCCCTTAGCCAATGAGTCATAATGTTAATATCGGACACTGtgcatatttaaacacaatatttcagaaaacttgtaaaacAAAAGCTAATAGCCATAATAGTCAGTAATGaaatggtgatatctattagttcagCTTTGACCCTGTAATGTCTCAAACATCTCATCAGGTGTGTGAAGGTGTCGGTGATGTAGTTCGTTACCATGCTGGGATGTTTCCCGCCGGCTGCGTGTTCGTCAGGGTTTCTCGTCAGTCGTCTTCTCCTGGCAGTTCGAAGCAGCAGAAACAGAACCGCCGATATAAACAAGAGCAGGATCATCGCTGCGATTCCTCCGGCCAGCCTGCTGTCCACATCTCCAAACATCTGCTGCTCCGTGAACGCACCACGGGGGACTACAGACAGAAGACAGTTCAGCCTCATTTTAGTGTTTTCTTCCTTTATTTAGACCATTAGAGATGTTCCCATTCAGGCTTCCCTTCCcaggctgataccgagtaccaatctgataccagcgtgatagaaaatattgatggttattgttattattattaatactactactaataataataaacagctgtttactgctgacaatgtatggatgtgatatgattactatctttgttgtatcTTGTTCTTTTTCACGTGATGcgttttcagatattttataagattgctggtgttgaaattggcGACACTAGAGCCACCAGCCATCCAATCAGAAGCCTTACATACTGGACATATCGACGTTTTACTGGTTTatcatatatataattattataaattgtaAATAAAATAGGACCCTGTATGCACCCTTGTGGGACACcattttgtatatttaaaaagctggaaaaTAAACCATCAATTTGGACACTtccaaacggctcttcagaaaTCTTCTTGGTGACGTTGTCACGGAGATGCCATCCATATTCTACACTGTCTAtggcaggggtgcccaatacgtcgatcgcgatctaccggtcgatcgcgaaggtagtgtgggtagatcgcatggcattaaaaaaaaaaaaaaaaaaatttttttttttttttttttttttaaataaatgaacgtCAGCCTATCATCCATCCTCACTATGAAATTTGTCACTTGATTGACATACAGGGCAGCcagtctgacatctgatcttTTCTGACACATGGGTCACCACGCATGCGCAAACAAGCGCGCCAAGTGCGGCAAAACTCTAGCAAGCTACCGAGTTGCCTAGTTAGCCTCCAATTTATTTCTTCTAAACTTAAGAAAGGGTATAAAAATGAATGGGGGAGCTGGACCAAGTAAGAAGCCAAAAAACCTACCACTTCCATATGGACTGGGaggaggacttttttttcacaatgtcATATTCGAAGTGCGTTTGCCTCATCTGCCAGTCTACCATTGCTATTCCGAAGAAGGGAAATGTGGAGCGGCATTTTCGGACTGTTCACAAAAACTACAACACTGACTTCCCTCCGAAAAGCGagctgagaaagagaaaggtgaAGGAACTAAAATCCCAGTTGTCCGGACAGCAGTCATTTTTCTCACAGCTGACCACAAAAGCGAAGGCTGCCACCGAAGCATCATTCCGGGTGAGTCACTTCATCGTTAAGAACAAGAAGTCCTTCCAAGACGGAGAGATGGTAAAAGAGGCATTCGTTGCAGCAGCTGACTCGTTGTTCCgagattttaaaaacaaaccagaAATATTATCTTCAATCAAAGCTCTCCAGCTATCAAGAAGTACAGTTACACGGCGCAGTGAAGCCATGGCCGAGGATTTGACCCAGCAACTTTGGAAGGATATCGTGGACTGCGAGTGTTTCTCACTGCAATTGGACGAGTCTACAGACGTGAGTGACACAGCCCAGTTGTGCATTTTTATTCGGATGGTGTTTCCCGATATGACTGCAAAAGAGGAGCTGTTAACAGTACTGCCCATGAAAGAACACACGCGAGGAGAGGATATTTTTCAGTCTTTCAAAAACTTTATCGAGAAAACCCAGCTCCCAGTGTGGAAATTGGTGTCCATCACCACGGACGGAGCGCCCGCGATGGTTGGCCGCTCAAATGGATTTATTGCCAAGTGCAGGGAGGACGATGCTTTCCCAGACTTCCTCAATTACCACTGCATAATATATAAGCGTTATGCGCAAAAATGCTCAACATGAAAGAGATAATGGATGTGGCAATGAAGATCGCCTGTTCTATTCGTGCCAGATCTCTTCAAAGACGGCTATTCCGTGCGCATCTGGAGAAGGCTGACTGCGACCACTCTGAGTTGTTGCTACACACTGACGTGAGATGGCTTAGTAGAGGGAAATTCCTGCAAAGATTTCGAGAGCTCTGTCCGGAGATTAAGGAGTTTTTCCGTGTAGCTAAACATGCAGAATACAACCAACTAAATGACGATCAGTGGCTGCTAGACTTAGCATTTTTAACCGATCTGACCAACATGTTAAATGACCTGAATGTAGAGCTGCAAGGAAAAGACAAAATCGTAATCAATATGATCAGCTCAGTTAATGCTTTCAAACGGAAAATGCAACATCTGTCCTCAAAGATGCAGCGCCATGATTTGGCAAACTTCCAGAACCTCGCGTCAGAGCTGGAGACGCAAGGCAAGGCGTGTGTGCAACTTGACAGTGCAcgctacacagagcagattgaGAACTGTCTGTCAGAGTTTGACAGACGCTTTCAAGACTTTGTTTTACTGGAGCCAGTCGCTACATTCATGTGCTACTCTTTTCGGGAAGATGCTGAGGTTGATTCACTTGCAtcaaaaattgcaacactgtttcacctgaactcatcaggagtggaggatgagattttgacactacaaactgacattcagcttaagtccagggctcatggacagttctggaacttactcacagaggaaaagtaccttaacatgaggaaatgtgctacctccttgactgcattattcggctccacttatttatgcgagtcagccttttcccacatgaagattattaagtccaaataccgttccaccttgactgatgatcatttggaagtgtgcttgaggctggctatcagcagctactgtccggactatgcatccctggctgattccattcagtgcaagtcatcagagtaaggtaatgacaaaaaatgtacagagttatattgtacaatatgggttcatgcagttatgcaaggtacaccaacatatattgtacatataaagaatactcaatatatttataaataaatatatgttttgcatttttatagtaggtagatcattttgacttggtcattttataagtagctcgcatgctgaaaaagtgtgggcACCCCTGGTCTATGGCGAGGAAGTAGTTACTGATGCTGTATGTGTACTATACATACTGCTGTATACTAGACATACTGCTGTATACTAGACATCCTGCTGTGTACTATACATACTGCTGTATACTATACATACTGCTgtgtactatactgtatgtgtgatgaGTCATGTCCTCACCTGATTGTCCTCTCTGCAGGACCTCAATGTCCACCGAGGCTGAAGCTTCTTCTCCTGATTCTTCATCTCTGGCTACAACCTgcacatacaaatatataacaaataatatatatacagtatctataataataaaatctatttacttatttatttattagagtTTTTGCCTGGCTGCTTTCACAGAGGAGtgtaaagtgagcgatggacataaatggaagttagaaaaatccagcacatgTCATGTTTTTCATGTCAAAGATCCAAAATGGAGTTCAATAGACCAGAGAccatagaagagggtccaatagaccagagaccatggatgtagaagagggtccaatagaccagagaccatggatatagaagagggtccaatagaccacagaccatggatgtagaagagggtccaatagaccagagaccatggatgtagaagagggtccaatagaccacaaaccatggatgtagaagagggtccaatagaccagagaccatggatgtagaagagggtccaatagaccacagaccatggatgtagaagagggtccaatagaccagagaccatggatgtagaagagggtccaaaagaccacagaccatggatgtagaagagggtccaatagaccacagatgtagaagagggtccaatagaccagagaccatggatatagaagagggtccaatagaccacagaccatggatgtagaagagggtccaatagaccagagaccatggatgtagaagagggtccaatagaccacaaaccatggatgtagaagagggtccaatagaccagagatcatggatgtagaagagggtccaatagaccacagaccatggatgtagaagagggtccaatagaccagagaccatggatgtagaagagggtccaaaagaccacagaccatggatgtagaagagggtccaatagaccacagaccatggatttagaagagggtccaatagaccacagaccatggatgtagaagagggtccaatagaccagagaccatggatgtagaagagggtccaatagaccaaagaccatggatgtagaataGGGTCCAATAGAACAGAGACCATGGacatagaagagggtccaatagaccacagaccatggatgtagaagagggtccaatagaccacaaaccatggatgtagaagagggtccaatagaccagagaccatggatgtagaagagggtccaatagaccacagaccatggatgtagaagagggtccaatagaccacagccatggatgtagaagagggtccaatataccacagaccatggatgtagaagagggtccaaaagaccacagaccatggatgtagaagagggtccaatagaccacagaccatggatgtagaagagggtccaatagaccacagaccatggatgtagaagagggtccaatagaccagagaccatggatgtagaagagggtccaaaagaccacagaccatggatgtagaagagggtccaatagaccagagaccatggatgtagaagagggtccaatagaccacagaccatggatgtagaagagggtccaatagaccacagccatggatgtagaagagggtccaatataccacagaccatggatgtagaagagggtccaaaagaccacagaccatggatgtagaagagggtccaatagaccacagaccatggatgtagaagagggtccaatagaccacagccatggatgtagaagagggtccaatataccacagaccatggatgtagaagagggtccaaaagaccacagaccatggatgtagaagagggtccaatagaccacagaccatggatgtagaagagggtccaatagaccagagaccatggatgtagaagagggtccaatagaccagagaccatggatatagaagagggtccaatagaccacagaccatggatgtagaagagggtccaatagaccacagaccatggatatagaagagggtccaatagaccacagaccatggatgtagaagagggtccaatagaccagagaccatggatgtagaagagggttcAATAGACcagagaccatggatgtagaagagggtccaatagaccagagaccatggatatagaagaggatccaatagaccacagaccatggatgtagaagagggtccaatataccacagaccatggatgtagaagagggtccaaaagaccacagaccacggatgtagaagagggtccaatagaccacagaccatggatgtagaagagggtccaatagaccacagaccatggatgtagaagaggttgtgtcctgttcTTTTGCCCTGCGAGTTAGTAAATAgtctacaactccattaaattgtgtttatgtcatgctactagcactattagctactggccgatagccggttgtttgggaacagagacgttaatacatccaccacggtacaggcttacagcaaacagcccatgggtgtattagaagataataaaagtgatgaattacagccaatatagccattattacagccgcatacagctagcaggaagctggcagaacccgatatgtcatatgagcgtgcagggcggtgcagtcccgtgggtccgATGACCGttcattatggcgaggaaaataactctggattcagctgttagttcattttacaacttttaggacatagtGATTTAAATGTGGCATATTGAAGTGTTCCTACTGGAAGTTGATttatatcctctgatttacagacatctctttatacatccatggacacagactcattggtgttttcagtccaagatGGCAGCAGCGCTCCCGCTGTGCCATCTAGAGGCTGTTGAGTTTCATCTCtgtgcttctatactctttggtttTACTTATAGGCGTCTTATGTGGATTATAAAGCCTGAGATGTGACTGAGAGGGTCTTTGAGGCAGAGCGGGGTGTCGTCGGCGAACAGAACAATAGAGCAACAGGTGGAATATAtatggaggaagaagaagagagggctGAGTACCAAACCCTGAGGAACACCAGGTGTGACAGAAACTGTTGTATGGGGAAGAATGGTGTGGTTGATGGTGCTGAAGGTGgggctggtatcatatgaatctataaaacctaatgaatccattggtaccaaccctgtcatactagctcatcaTGAAGGAGGTCAaattacgctccaaactttGTATAAGCATagcaagcatatttttatgctaaatgcagtacctgtgagggtttctgaacaatatttgtcattgttttgagttgttaattgatttacaataataaatatatacatacatttgcataaagcagcatatttgtccactcccatgatgataagagtaatatatacttgaccaatctccctttaaggtacatttagaacagatcaaaaatgtgagattaatttgcgattaatcagtATAATGTAGTAAAGGTAATACAGTGAGTAAAGTAAGTAGCAGTTGTATAATAAAGGTCATACTACCTGTATAATACTGCATTGTAGTTGTATAGTAGTATAATAAAGGGAATAATACTACATTATAGTTGTATGATACATTAAAGGTAATACTACCTGTATAATACTACATTGTAGTTGTATAGTAGTATAATAAAGGTAATAATACTAcattatatttctgtattacaTTAGAGGTAATACTACCTGTATAATAATACATTGTAGTTGTATAGTAGTATAATAGAGATAATAATACTGCATTATAGTTGAGTGTATTACATTAGAGGTAATACTACCTGTATGATACTATTGTACATTGtagttgtattgtattatataagAGGTAATAATACTGCCTTATAGTTTAGTGTATTACATTAAAGGTAATACTACTGCCTTATAGTTTAGTGTATTACATTAGAGGTAATACTACCTGTAGTATGTGTCTGTCGAAGGCGTGCAGTCGGTCCGTCCTGGCGATCAGAACCCCCCCCTGGGTGACTTGGTACAGTTCAGATGGAGGATGAACGGAGTAGTGGATGTTTGGATTCTGGCCCTGTGATTGGACGGCAGTGGTGATGACTCAGCTGGGGTTGTACAGGTTATAATGCAGGTTATAATAGAGGTTATAATACAAGGTATAACGCAGGTTATAATATAGGTTATAATGCAGGTTATAATATAAGTTATAATACAGGTTATAATAGAGGTTATAATACAGGTTATAATAGAGGTTATAATACAGGTTATAATAGAGGTTATAATAAAGGTTATAATACAGGTTATATTAGAGGTTATAATACAGGTTGTAATGCAGGTTATAATACAAGTTATAATACAGGTTATAATAGAGGTTATAATACAGGTTATAATAGAGGTTATAAAACAGGTTATAATGTAGATCATAATAGAGGTTATAATACAGGTTAAAATGCAGGTTATAATGGAGGTTATAATACAGGTTATAATGCAGGTTGTAATAGAGGTTATAATACAGGCTATAATACAGTTTGTAATACAGGTTATAGTAGAGGTTATAATACAGTTTGTAATACAGGTTATAATAGAGGTTATAATACAGGTTATAATACAGGTTATAATACAGGTTATAATACAGGTTATAATACAGGTACAGTAGCAGGTGTTCTTACATCAGAGAAGTCGCGGTCTGACACCTGGATCTGTAACACCTGGTTCCCATAGGTGGTGACGATGGAGGCGGGGCTGGAGCTCTGGATGATGAAACCTTTTAAGGTGGTTCTGTTGAAGACCGGAGGGAATAGGTTCTCACTGAGAACTCTGATCAGAACCGACGCCACGCTGTACTTCAGCCGGTCGTCCTCCTGACACACCTGCacaggtagaggacaggtagGTCAGACCTCTTGTTCTGTAGTGACTGTTATAAACAGGAAGTAGTGTTGTTACCATGATGGTGAGCGTGAAGTTGGCCTCCAGGCGTCGGTCGTTCACCGCTCTGGTTAACCTGATCTCACCTGTCCTGTTGTTGATCACAAACCTGCCCTGATCACCACctgctgacacacaaacacacagttcaaCAGTTTCCCTACCCCCCGCCGCAACGACCTCCAACTCCTCGCCTTCGCCATCAATAGAGCGTGGCAGGGATGACTTATTTCTGTTgtccaacaggaagtgatcatctccctggttccctccattaacaggaagtgatcatctctctggttccctccactaacagccaatgggattgctcccttgggttttggattattgcagaaaataatctctgtggtaaacacacgtttatgatactgacacattttgttcatCAAGATAATCCccactaatgaacaccactttatgatttatgaagtgtgaatgcaatcagcagaagtaaaaatctaacgttaggctataaaccaactacaccacggtcacatgagcgtgagtaaactcaacgaggctgtaaaggaggacgagtcggcgtgatgacgtt includes:
- the cdhr5-rs gene encoding cadherin-related family member 5 is translated as MLRPYNLLLWQLALRLSYHVVTASLCMGGSDIFAAVRENSPTGQFISDLSIKAEPGANIIRLCLTGDNADWFYLEGRTIRLNTSVYKVLDREVQGPVLIAELTCYEDDVILSQYTILVEILNENDNRPNFVKETIQPFTISELTAVNSVAYTVKAVDEDGDMISYIIDQSSRDAEFFRIDLPNSGNVVLNKPLDYETRTQLQVIIWAQEANTVEKFNTSSVLTVNIEDGDDQYPHFLPCTPIAPDVPVCMSPTYTTNITHKHQDAVLEFFPGPIRAQDGDRGINTPLIYSILSGGDQGRFVINNRTGEIRLTRAVNDRRLEANFTLTIMVCQEDDRLKYSVASVLIRVLSENLFPPVFNRTTLKGFIIQSSSPASIVTTYGNQVLQIQVSDRDFSDGQNPNIHYSVHPPSELYQVTQGGVLIARTDRLHAFDRHILQVVARDEESGEEASASVDIEVLQRGQSVPRGAFTEQQMFGDVDSRLAGGIAAMILLLFISAVLFLLLRTARRRRLTRNPDEHAAGGKHPSMVSSSRPVFSMDESSYRTRAFTHQYESSSQSEGFHGRQGVYTRKQSLLPLPSSSSSSSHIFSGPTGRFHSELYPVIEKPEPLTSCDVRDAPQSTAVITDDPMKTQQSQEALQDHMKTHESEEALQEDLKPHESEEALQEDLKTHETEEALQDSEDPYRTMASVIFLSEDEYSSEDADMSVQQPITEQ